A genomic region of Catalinimonas niigatensis contains the following coding sequences:
- the gap gene encoding type I glyceraldehyde-3-phosphate dehydrogenase — protein sequence MKVAINGFGRIGRLTFRNLLTKENIEVVAINDLTDTKTLAHLLKYDSAHGIFPHEVTYDNESLTVNGKKIKVIAQKDPSALPWGSMGIEVVLESTGRFVDEEGAGMHLKAGAKKVVISAPAKGNIPTVVLGVNDETLTGKETILSNASCTTNCLAPMAKVLHEKFGIQKGFITTIHAYTADQNLQDGPHKDLRRARAAAVNIVPTTTGAAKAVGLVLPDLKGKLDGNAIRVPTITGSLTDLTCVVNKEVTVEEVNAAMKEAAEGPMKGILQYSEEELVSSDIIGNPYSSIFDAPFTSVNGNMVKVMSWYDNEAGYSARTADLMAKIGKM from the coding sequence ATGAAAGTAGCTATTAATGGTTTTGGCAGAATTGGAAGACTTACATTCCGGAATCTGCTTACCAAGGAAAACATTGAGGTAGTTGCCATCAATGACCTGACCGATACCAAGACACTGGCACACCTGCTGAAATATGACTCAGCACACGGAATTTTTCCTCATGAAGTGACTTATGACAATGAGTCTCTAACTGTGAATGGAAAGAAAATCAAAGTAATTGCTCAAAAAGATCCTTCTGCATTGCCTTGGGGGAGTATGGGCATTGAAGTAGTGCTGGAATCTACCGGTAGATTTGTAGACGAAGAAGGTGCTGGTATGCACCTGAAAGCCGGTGCTAAGAAAGTCGTCATTTCTGCTCCTGCCAAAGGAAATATTCCTACAGTAGTTTTGGGTGTGAATGATGAGACCCTTACCGGTAAAGAAACTATCCTTTCCAATGCTTCGTGCACTACCAACTGCCTGGCCCCAATGGCCAAAGTATTGCATGAGAAATTTGGTATTCAAAAAGGATTTATCACCACTATCCACGCGTACACTGCGGATCAGAATCTTCAGGATGGTCCTCATAAAGACCTGAGAAGAGCCCGTGCTGCAGCGGTCAACATTGTACCTACCACTACCGGAGCTGCAAAAGCTGTAGGATTGGTACTACCTGATTTGAAAGGTAAACTGGATGGCAACGCCATCCGCGTTCCTACTATTACAGGTTCATTAACAGACCTTACCTGTGTAGTGAACAAAGAGGTAACTGTAGAGGAAGTAAATGCGGCTATGAAAGAAGCAGCAGAAGGCCCAATGAAAGGAATCTTACAGTACAGTGAAGAAGAGCTGGTATCTTCTGATATCATTGGAAACCCTTACTCTTCTATCTTCGATGCTCCTTTTACCAGTGTGAATGGTAACATGGTGAAGGTAATGTCATGGTACGACAACGAAGCCGGATATTCAGCCAGAACAGCTGATCTGATGGCTAAAATTGGAAAGATGTAA